A stretch of Coccidioides posadasii str. Silveira chromosome 2, complete sequence DNA encodes these proteins:
- the ISU1 gene encoding iron-binding protein (BUSCO:455110at4751~EggNog:ENOG410PNQY~COG:C~BUSCO:14392at33183), with protein MFRRAITTVSRAAAGQLSRRPIRPTVASKTFAPIISQQISRSYHEKVLDHYSNPRNVGSMPKTDQDVGTGLVGAPACGDVMKLQIRVDKNSNTISDVKFKTFGCGSAIASSSYLTELVRGMTLEEAAKIRNTEIAKELCLPPVKLHCSMLAEDAIKSAISNYYTKNPKAAPTNLSGTESTVPRVESRPTPSPGSEASS; from the exons ATGTTTCGCAGAGCCATCACGACCGTTTCTAGGGCGGCTGCTGGACAGCTCTCGCGACGCCCGATTCGACCAACTGTAGCATCTAAGACTTTTGCTCCCATCATTTCCCAACAGATTTCCCGAAGCTACCACGAAAAAG TGCTTGACCACTATAGCAACCCTCGAAATGTGGGATCAATGCCGAAAACAGATCAGGATGTTGGTACAGGGCTTGTTGGGGCTCCTGCATGCGGAGATGTAATGAAGCTTCAGATCCGCGTTGACAAAAACAGCAATACAATCAGCGATGTAAAGTTCAAGACTTTCGGCTGTGGAAGTGCCATTGCCAGTTCTAGTTACTTAACGGAGCTCGTGAGAGGCATGACTTTGGAGGAAGCTGCGAAGATTCGCAATACAGAGATAGCGAAGGAGCTATGTTTACCCCCAGTAAAGC TGCATTGTTCTATGCTTGCAGAAGATGCAATTAAGTCAGCCATATCCAACTACTATACGAAAAACCCTAAAGCCGCACCGACAAATCTCTCAGGCACAGAGTCTACCGTTCCCCGAGTCGAATCTCGACCTACCCCCAGTCCAGGAAGTGAAGCAAGTAGTTAA
- a CDS encoding uncharacterized protein (BUSCO:244066at4751~EggNog:ENOG410PG7C~COG:E~BUSCO:6796at33183): protein MSLTESSPSEIAKLASSVSRQLGALPVVSRNDALTAIHTALYQNKDAILQANARDIEVATKAVNEGTLSQSILKRLDLSRPGKYDDMLQGILDVRSLEDPLGNVSLRTLLDDGLVLERVSCPIGVLLIIFEARPEVIANITALAIKSGNAAILKGGKESIESFREIARIVSKALLSTDVPNTAIQLVESRDVILPLLAQDKCIDLVIPRGSNELVRFIKANTKIPVLGHADGLCSIYLRSDADITMAKKIILDAKLNYPAACNAVETLLVDEDALCTLLPSVAEALLQNGVSLRCDRKSKSALVASLSPSQAALLQDSMESDYDTEFLDLILAIKTVSASPSLSSLDAAMAHINAHSSKHTDVIITSSKETAEQFLIGIDSAGVYWNTSSRLADGMRYGFGTEVGISTNKIHSRGPVGLEGLTIYKYLIRGNGHTAGEFQGEAGKQWKHQQLPLGDR, encoded by the exons ATGTCCTTAACAGAGTCCTCTCCATCGGAAATAGCCAAACTTGCCTCGAGCGTTTCAAGGCAGTTGGGAGCTCTTCCAGTTGTGTCTCGCAATGACGCTTTAACTGCAATACACACGGCTCTCTACCAAAATAAGGATGCTATTTTACAGGCGAACGCTCGCGATATTGAGGTTGCGACAAAGGCTGTGAATGAAGGGACGCTCAGTCAAAGCATCCTCAAACGGCTAGATTTGAGCCGTCCAGGGAAATATGATGACATGCTACAAGGGATCCTTGATGTTCGGAGTCTTGAGGACCCAT TGGGAAACGTCTCTTTAAGAACCTTGCTCGATGATGGCTTGGTCCTCGAAAGAGTAAGCTGTCCAATCGGCGTCCTGCTGATTATTTTTGAAGCTCGGCCGGAAGTCATAGCCAATATCACCGCGCTGGCGATCAAGTCTGGAAATGCTGCGATACTTAAAG GAGGGAAGGAATCTATTGAATCGTTCCGAGAAATAGCGCGCATTGTGTCAAAAGCACTTTTGTCTACAGATGTTCCCAACACAGCCATCCAGCTCGTCGAATCGAGGGATGTGATTCTTCCCCTGCTGGCTCAGGATAAATGCATCGACCTCGTAATCCCTAGAGGATCGAATGAGCTGGTCCGATTTATAAAAGCCAATACCAAAATTCCGGTGCTTGGACATGCGGATGGTCTCTGTTCAATCTATCTTCGTTCCGATGCAGATATTACAATGGCGAAAAAGATTATCCTCGACGCAAAGTTGAATTACCCTGCGGCTTGCAATGCAGTGGAGACTCTCCTCGTTGATGAAGACGCATTATGCACACTATTGCCTTCCGTCGCGGAAGCATTGCTCCAAAATGGCGTTTCGTTGCGCTGTGACAGGAAATCGAAGTCCGCACTTGTAGCATCATTGTCACCAAGCCAAGCAGCCCTTCTACAAGATTCAATGGAATCAGATTATGATACTGAATTTCTGGATCTAATCTTGGCTATAAAAACCGTGTCTGCCTCGCCGTCCTTATCTTCCCTTGATGCAGCAATGGCACATATCAACGCACATTCGTCCAAACATACCGACGTTATCATAACGTCGTCAAAAGAAACGGCAGAACAATTCTTGATCGGCATCGACAGTGCAGGAGTATACTGGAATACCAGCTCCAGACTGGCCGATGGGATGAGATATGGATTTGGCACAGAAGTTGGCATAAGCACCAACAAAATCCATTCAAGAGGACCAGTGGGTTTGGAAGGTTTAACAATTTACAAATATTTGATTAGAGGCAACGGCCATACCGCAGGAGAGTTTCAAGGCGAAGCCGGAAAGCAATGGAAGCACCAACAACTGCCCCTCGGCGACAGATAG
- a CDS encoding uncharacterized protein (EggNog:ENOG410PP3T~COG:O,T~BUSCO:5783at33183): MADMLSILLSFPPQPPKPEITSECEYNQKARALVSRLRQIPPKDLTGQTASKSPLDILEPAKQSLAYLFLLLAHYQEWRPTDKQSLPDNIRPGGGIWCKTVAFLHTFDPVQVRYAGLEFNRIVEYVAKAGEFSSQPCAVVKPIQQAILRLDPSCSTFTSTHTVFTRLCLLARCYLPAICILDRDVYHFPAAVDKVFLNRSQLLPSQQHPSSNSYITLSSGLPGSMNYKTPLEYFLYGAMIYIGLKRWGKARHFLDIVISTPTSSFASMIMVEAYKKWILVNLLEKGMVPAMPHTVNGSVAKAYKALAKPYSALALVFKIGPFLRLKAEVSAGIEIWRRDNNTGLVFQLLDSFCRFSVLKLERSFAALSLPDVARLSLSDSDGWPMELFVAELLATKRLDARLFQKSHPSTPTILRFGYNDHAMRGANEARLWDCLMEQKDRMDILLRCVHGTDVKLELGREYIEGLRTSKWRKNGDDSEGGILMGENHSAVEFEEDIMADLR; encoded by the exons ATGGCTGATATGCTTTCTATTCTGTTATCCTTCCCCCCACAGCCCCCTAAACCTGAAATTACATCTGAATGTGAATATAACCAAAAGGCTCGTGCTCTGGTTTCTCGTCTCCGTCAGATCCCCCCCAAAGATTTGACTGGACAAACCGCAAGCAAAAGTCCGCTTGAT ATTCTTGAGCCTGCTAAACAGTCCTTAGCCTACTTATTTCTCTTACTGGCTCACTATCAGGAATGGAGACCTACGGATAAGCAATCCCTTCCTGATAATATACGCCCTGGTGGTGGTATATGGTGCAAAACTGTAGCTTTTCTACACACATTTGACCCTGTTCAAGTGAGATATGCTGGCCTTGAATTCAACAGAATTGTTGAGTATGTGGCAAAGGCGGGTGAATTTTCATCACAG CCATGCGCAGTTGTTAAACCCATTCAGCAAGCCATACTTCGATTAGATCCCTCCTGTTCCACTTTCACATCTACTCATACAGTCTTTACACGACTATGTTTACTTGCACGATGCTATCTGCCCGCCATATGTATCCTGGACAGGGATGTTTACCACTTCCCAGCTGCTGTTGACAAGGTCTTCCTCAACCGATCTCAATTACTTCCATCTCAGCAGCATCCATCTAGCAATTCTTACATTACGCTATCTTCAGGATTGCCGGGGTCAATGAACTACAAAACACCTCTCGAATACTTTCTCTATGGCGCCATGATCTATATCGGCCTAAAGCGGTGGGGAAAAGCGCGACATTTCCTAGACATTGTTATTTCTACACCTACTAGTAGCTTTGCAAGCATGATCATGGTGGAAGCCTATAAAAAATGGATTCTCGTTAATCTTTTAGAGAAAGGCATG GTACCAGCCATGCCGCACACCGTCAACGGTTCGGTGGCAAAGGCATATAAGGCGCTGGCAAAGCCATACAGTGCTTTAGCCTTGGTTTTCAAAATAGGCCCCTTTTTAAGACTAAAGGCTGAAGTGAGTGCAGGGATAGAAATATGGCGTAGA GATAATAACACGGGTCTTGTTTTCCAATTACTCGACTCTTTTTGTCGATTTTCTGTCCTTAAGCTTGAACGGTCGTTCGCAGCACTTTCTTTGCCAGATGTGGCGCGTCTATCCCTTAGTGATAGCGATGGTTGGCCTATGGAACTATTTGTGGCGGAGCTCCTCGCGACAAAGCGGTTGGATGCTCGCCTCTTCCAGAAATCACATCCTTCAACTCCAACTATTCTTCGTTTTGGCTATAACGACCACGCTATGAGAGGTGCCAACGAAGCCAGATTGTGGGATTGTTTGATGGAGCAAAAGGACCGTATGGACATTTTGTTGCGATGTGTACATGGAACCGATGTGAAGTTGGAACTAGGACGGGAGTACATCGAGGGTCTGAGAACATCCAAGTGGCGAAAGAACGGAGATGATAGCGAAGGTGGTATTCTGATGGGAGAAAATCACAGTGCGGTTGAATTTGAGGAAGATATCATGGCCGATTTACGGTAA
- a CDS encoding uncharacterized protein (EggNog:ENOG410PI16~COG:O~BUSCO:4762at33183) — translation MSSSVHFKFKSQKEPSRVSFDGTGISVFELKREIISQNRLGDGSDFDLAIYNEDTNEEYEDDTAIIPRSTSIIARRLPASRPGKGTAARYISGKIPVTGRPSSRIEPNVTSRPGSGGGNLRPDLNSVQSEDEKIKAVLNLQESQWREQQEDMATATPVPSNRNRGTFATAPEHPPPPGYLCYRCRQKGHWIQACPTNNDPRFDGRYRVKRSTGIPRSFQKQVDKPEPRALDGSDEDPKLSGVMVNADGDFVIAEPDKASWELYQEKTSAATAAAAELAAIENGKNLQSLNLLCPIDKRLFLAPTKTPCCKKTYCNDCITNALIESDFVCPGCNTESVLLDNLSIDEDAIARIKDYEAKSVGVLKQGDAQLTGDSKSDSKSISEDALELSNEPGPKNTKKRPAKERGANESVDSTAAPRMKKQKSEERSNLAQGSKLESTNPSTSSFNQPCNSFDYPARTEQLQSDPLVNQGFPAFNPYPNTGNMWNQQPAVNYLPSGQTGFYQDNMVHPMVPMGGHASPNLFSAQPNSLVYVPASNHFFPPFPVQQPQGIPPFSNQQRTTFSEPFAKEEDNAYFRQPVNPHRHQAKQRRLRPSDYREL, via the exons ATGAGTTCCTCCGTCCATTTCAAATTCAAATCTCAGAAAGAGCCCTCTAGGGTATCGTTTGATGGTACTGGAATCTCTGTTTTTGAGTTGAAAAGAGAGATTATCAGCCAAAATCGCCTGGGGGATGGCTCCGATTTTGATCTTGCCATTTATAATGAGGACACCAACGAAG AATACGAAGATGATACTGCTATAATTCCCCGGTCGACCTCCATTATTGCTCGCAGGCTCCCAGCGTCAAGACCAGGTAAAGGAACCGCAGCTCGTTACATCTCTGGTAAAATACCGGTGACTGGGCGCCCATCCTCCCGGATTGAACCGAACGTTACGAGTCGCCCAGGAAGTGGTGGTGGCAATTTAAGGCCTGATTTGAACAGTGTGCAGTCAGAAGACGAGAAGATCAAGGCAGTTTTAAATCTTCAAGAATCTCAGTGGAGGGAGCAACAAGAGGATATGGCTAC CGCGACCCCAGTACCTTCCAACCGAAATCGAGGAACTTTTGCTACCGCTCCGGAGCATCCCCCTCCTCCAGGCTACTTGTGCTATCGCTGTAGGCAGAAAG GGCATTGGATTCAAGCATGCCCCACCAATAACGATCCGAGGTTCGATGGTCGTTACCGTGTAAAGCGTTCCACTGGGATACCACGTTCCTTTCAGAAACAAGTAGACAAACCGGAGCCCCGTGCACTCGATGGCTCCGATGAGGACCCAAAGCTTTCTGGAGTCATGGTCAATGCCGATGGGGATTTTGTCATTGCTGAGCCGGACAAGGCGTCATGGGaactatatcaagaaaagACTAGTGCCGCGacggcggcggcggcagaGCTTGCAGCTATTGAAAATGGCAAGAATCTTCAGTCTCTTAATCTTCTTTGTCCCATTGACAAGCGATTATTCCTTGCCCCAACTAAGACTCCGTGTTGCAAAAAGACTTATTGCAATGATTGTATCACAAATGCATTGATTGAAAGCGACTTCGTTTGTCCAGGATGCAATACTGAGAGTGTACTACTCGATAACCTCTCTATTGATGAAGATGCGATTGCGAGAATAAAGGATTATGAGGCCAAATCTGTTGGAGTCTTGAAACAGGGAGACGCCCAACTCACTGGCGATTCTAAGTCCGATTCCAAAAGTATATCAGAGGATGCGTTAGAGCTTTCAAATGAGCCTGGACCGAAAAACACAAAAAAACGTCCCGCCAAAGAGCGAGGAGCGAATGAAAGCGTCGATTCCACAGCTGCCCCGAGAatgaaaaaacaaaaatccGAGGAACGTTCAAACCTGGCTCAGGGCTCCAAGTTAGAATCTACAAATCCCTCAACTTCGTCCTTCAACCAACCTTGCAATTCTTTTGATTACCCAGCAAGAACGGAACAATTACAATCAGATCCGTTGGTCAACCAGGGCTTTCCAGCTTTCAATCCATATCCCAACACCGGAAATATGTGGAATCAGCAGCCCGCAGTTAATTATCTGCCCTCAGGACAGACAGGTTTCTACCAAGACAATATGGTTCATCCAATGGTTCCTATGGGTGGTCATGCCTCGCCTAATTTATTCTCGGCTCAACCCAACTCTCTTGTCTATGTGCCTGCTTCGAACCATTTCTTTCCACCATTCCCGGTCCAGCAGCCCCAAGGAATACCCCCCTTCTCTAACCAACAGCGCACAACTTTCAGTGAACCATTTGCCAAAGAAGAGGACAATGCCTATTTCCGACAACCGGTGAATCCACACCGTCATCAGGCGAAACAAAGGAGACTCAGGCCTAGTGATTACAGGGAACTTTAA
- a CDS encoding uncharacterized protein (EggNog:ENOG410PGDV~COG:C~BUSCO:12844at33183) translates to MHSCHRARALALFKVKTRPVLPALQILSPTWISTASSAQASASLETQTQSSMTQTKKDRREVPLPSQQKKEGAMQFALTTLDQVANWARQSSLWPMTFGLACCAVEMMHLSTPRYDQDRLGIIFRASPRQSDVMIVAGTLTNKMAPALRQVYDQMPDPRWVISMGSCANGGGYYHYSYSVTRGCDRIVPVDIYVPGCPPTSEALMYGIFQLQKKMRHTQITRMWYRK, encoded by the exons ATGCATTCTTGCCATAGAGCAAGGGCATTGGCCCTATTTAAAG TGAAAACTCGGCCAGTACTCCCTGCGCTGCAGATTCTGTCACCAACTTGGATTTCCACAGCTTCATCTGCCCAGGCCTCGGCTTCCCTGGAAACCCAAACGCAATCCTCTATGACTCAGACGAAAAAAGACCGAAGAGAAGTGCCGCTTCCGAGCCAGCAGAAGAAGGAGGGTGCCATGCAGTTTGCCTT GACGACGCTTGACCAGGTCGCAAATTGGGCAAGGCAAAGTTCATTATGGCCGATGACTTTTGGTCTCGCATGTTGTGCAGTGGAAATGATGCATCTATCGACCCCCCGTTACGACCAAGATCGTTTAGGAATTATCTTCAGAGCTTCTCCTCGTCAATCCGATGTCATGATAGTTGCTGGGACTTTGACAAACAAAATGGCTCCGGCTTTGAGACAAGTATACGATCAGATGCCAGACCCTCGGTGGGTGATCAGCATGGGGAGCTGTGCGAATGGCGGCGGTTATTATCACTATAGCTACTCCGTTACTCGAGGATGCGACAGAATTGTACCTGTGGATATATACGTGCCTGGCT GCCCACCAACGTCGGAGGCGCTGATGTACGGCATTTTTCAACTGCAAAAAAAGATGCGGCACACTCAAATTACCCGTATGTGGTATCGTAAGTGA
- the RGR1 gene encoding mediator complex subunit (EggNog:ENOG410PJBX~COG:K~BUSCO:905at33183) — MPGLAMDGPSAMASRATVADIHYDPASASQQANGGIYPNGIGKKSHSPVDGLHDSHIGCLHELPPELSHITLGFFPFNNLISRVVQQSWNDLNELLNEMGSTQAYQTGISSQLSATKNGMSEKFRGDQATENSLKKLRILEFTHSRRAEFIKLLVLSQWSRHANEVSRLIDIQAFIRMRSGFYEGALFHIGNMKQNLIVAQLANPDLKTASHVLSAGKIDALHGLEFLSPRPLAPSQVLRLLRGINKLIDMRLALHDHVPDSLQNYFVHDGRVTFIVPNEFEIDLSVASASPSAQFFLVDMKFLFFPSSLPKGRLRSIVDHQVNSTLMNAGLVGCFNLLHNLILTHKITILFKQAIDLARTYWSEHLRVELFHRTLVLQYWSKKPGGKSWIEIGVHSGLKGSPQSTGTTTSFLQLRWFRDNEEVSATDIDFNLTFLSAKSILFSAISLHITHILRTAFEALRQNRLYCLGGLYIGMSASSKEPGDCYLELQMTQTSHLDIMVEAVSGDTVLRVTPSPITRYDTEIIVDRGSVEDIVERVSRLRCVSALEEVERYAKAVGWMPLNLRHVNLESLKRIFPPSALRSMLLFRAKCWEPSWLAVFTSAMDGDNWWIVQLQTQNPPALQSHWRLLEAQRAKVITGWFTGWLGRLHNASFSSLLSALSGMIMVQCNVDFLNEIGAIHFFPPPKDLLLQPCLRVPSIYLRLRHDDFPSQFRTIFSGGSPRRSFIDETFRISFKGIDQQSGHAITMVYGRLMTDIDMFGALYAKSVRDIAFQPKGRGFAILFRTPVGTPIITPLLERLQQMNNIAFVVESMKSQGFQPHSLSPSRINFSYPTQGELRGSIKFSYHDQGSHFESKLLFPATTTKPILHPRIGIDFNYQNPHRRITESLSAILNSHKDGMSLVLELINITLPLLVTLERICAEEYIDNAWYFQAQYTARSARLYQIRYPFLRYRFNVSASQRKSYVVWVIQNSTPGPERSKHPSLELRLKDQIYNSQGDGWRGINQGAMAYSANVSRLVFDLHQLMKSYISQMAKSNQRGEPTDSSPSAGCEFGRYLPKNENEKGHIQTTTAPTLEHAYGNSNVVVQSVRQGEAAARDVDVIAID, encoded by the exons ATGCCAGGCCTTGCCATGGACGGCCCCAGCGCAATGGCGTCGAGGGCAACAGTCGCTGATATACACTATGACCCAGCCTCCGCCTCACAACAGGCCAATGGGGGTATTTATCCCAATGGAATCGGGAAGAAATCCCACTCTCCAGTTGATGGGCTACACGATAGCCACATCGGGTGTCTGCACGAACTACCTCCCGAGCTTTCACATATCACCCTTGGCTTTTTCCCCTTCAATAATCTCATTAGTAGAGTTGTTCAGCAGTCGTGGAACGACTTGAATGAGCTCTTGAACGAGATGGGTAGCACCCAGGCATATCAGACCGGCATATCCTCCCAGTTGTCAGCAACCAAAAATGGAATGAGCGAGAAGTTCCGAGGTGATCAAGCGACTGAAAACTCTCTTAAGAAACTCCGGATTCTTGAATTTACTCATTCAAGACGAGCAGAATTCATCAAGTTGCTAGTTCTTTCACAGTGGAGTCGACACGCCAACGAAGTGAGCAGGCTTATTGATATCCAAGCTTTTATTCGCATGCGCTCTGGATTTTATGAGGGTGCTCTATTCCATATCGGAAATATGAAGCAAAATCTTATCGTCGCCCAATTAGCCAACCCGGATTTAAAAACCGCTTCACATGTTCTCTCGGCTGGAAAAATCGACGCGTTGCACGGG CTCGAATTTCTCTCCCCGCGGCCATTAGCACCAAGCCAAGTGCTTAGATTACTCCGGGGTATCAACAAGCTCATCGACATGCGACTGGCACTACACGATCATGTCCCCGATTCCCTCCAGAATTACTTTGTTCATGATGGAAGGGTCACTTTCATTGTCCCTAACGAGTTTGAAATTGATCTTTCAGTTGCGTCTGCGTCACCATCGGCGCAATTTTTCTTAGTCGATATGAAATTTCTGTTCTTCCCTTCCTCGTTGCCAAAAGGGAGGTTACGAAGTATCGTGGACCATCAAGTCAACTCCACCCTTATGAACGCTGGCCTCGTTGGGTGCTTCAACTTGCTGCATAACCTTATTTTAACACATAAAATAACTATCCTTTTCAAACAGGCTATTGACCTCGCCCGCACGTACTGGTCGGAGCACTTGCGTGTTGAATTGTTCCATCGCACTCTGGTTTTGCAATACTGGAGCAAGAAGCCAGGAGGAAAAAGTTGGATTGAGATAGGAGTCCACAGTGGCCTCAAAGGATCTCCACAGAGTACGGGAACTACCACGTCTTTCTTACAGTTACGTTGGTTTCGTGATAATGAGGAAGTCAGCGCCACAGATATAGATTTCAATTTAACGTTTCTAAGTGCCAAGTCAATTCTTTTCAGCGCTATTTCATTGCACATTACGCACATTTTACGAACCGCCTTTGAGGCTCTCCGCCAAAACCGCTTGTATTGTCTAGGGGGACTTTATATCGGCATGAGCGCTTCCTCAAAGGAGCCTGGAGATTGCTATCTTGAGCTGCAGATGACCCAAACGAGCCACTTGGATATAATGGTGGAAGCCGTGTCTGGTGATACGGTATTGCGAGTCACTCCGTCACCAATAACTCGATACGATACAGAGATAATTGTTGACAGAGGGTCCGTCGAGGATATCGTTGAGCGAGTATCGAGGCTGCGCTGCGTTTCCGCGTTGGAAGAAGTCGAACGTTATGCGAAAGCCGTCGGATGGATGCCTTTAAACTTAAGACACGTGAACCTCGAAAGTCTCAAGCGGATATTCCCACCCAGCGCTCTTCGCTCCATGCTCTTATTTCGAGCAAAATGCTGGGAGCCATCGTGGCTCGCCGTGTTTACTAGTGCAATGGATGGGGATAATTGGTGGATTGTCCAGTTGCAAACTCAAAATCCACCTGCGCTCCAAAGTCATTGGAGGCTGCTGGAAGCCCAGAGAGCCAAAGTTATAACTGGCTGGTTTACTGGCTGGTTAGGACGTTTGCATAATGCGTCTTTTTCCAGTCTCCTCAGCGCGCTTTCTGGGATGATTATGGTGCAATGTAATGTCGACTTCTTAAACGAAATCGGCGCAATTCACTTTTTCCCACCTCCCAAAGACTTGTTGCTACAGCCTTGCCTCCGTGTTCCGAGTATATATCTTCGCCTTCGGCACGACGATTTTCCCTCTCAGTTCCGTACGATCTTTTCAGGCGGAAGTCCTAGGCGGTCGTTTATAGATGAAACGTTTAGAATCTCGTTCAAAGGGATTGACCAGCAATCTGGCCACGCCATAACTATGGTTTATGGGCGCTTAATGACAGACATTGACATGTTTGGTGCACTATATGCGAAATCGGTTCGAGACATCGCATTTCAACCCAAGGGGAGAGGCTTTGCCATTCTATTTCGCACCCCGGTTGGTACACCCATCATTACTCCTTTGCTTGAAAGGCTACAACAAATGAACAATATTGCTTTTGTTGTTGAGTCAATGAAATCCCAAGGGTTTCAACCACACTCATTATCACCATCACGAATAAACTTTTCCTATCCAACGCAGGGAGAACTACGCGGAAGCATCAAATTTAGTTATCATGACCAGGGATCGCACTTTGAATCTAAGCTGTTATTTCCGGCAACAACCACCAAACCGATACTCCACCCTCGCATCGGCATTGATTTCAACTATCAGAATCCCCACCGCCGCATTACGGAATCTCTCTCAGCCATCCTCAATTCGCATAAGGATGGTATGAGCCTAGTTCTAGAGCTTATCAACATTACACTCCCACTGTTAGTCACTTTAGAGAGAATATGTGCCGAGGAGTACATTGATAATGCATGGTATTTCCAAGCCCAATATACAGCACGCAGCGCAAGACTATACCAAATAAGGTATCCATTCCTCCGGTATCGCTTTAACGTCAGCGCCAGCCAGCGGAAAAGCTACGTGGTCTGGGTTATTCAAAATTCAACACCGGGACCTGAGAGATCCAAACACCCTTCCCTGGAGCTTCGCTTAAAGGATCAAATATACAATTCCCAAggtgatggatggaggggAATCAATCAAGGTGCCATGGCATACTCAGCGAATGTGTCTCGCCTCGTTTTCGACCTTCATCAATTAATGAAGTCTTATATAAGTCAGATGGCGAAGTCAAATCAACGTGGTGAGCCTACGGACTCAAGCCCCAGCGCTGGTTGTGAATTCGGAAGATATCTTCCCAAGAATGAAAATGAGAAAGGTCATATACAGACTACTACTGCACCTACTCTTGAGCACGCATATGGAAACTCGAATGTGGTCGTTCAAAGTGTGCGCCAAGGAGAAGCCGCTGCTCGGGATGTAGATGTAATCGCAATCGATTAA